Proteins encoded together in one Kingella oralis window:
- a CDS encoding DUF2339 domain-containing protein, with amino-acid sequence MNFLLFTVLPALVVGQATDFHSGVTAFLILCAVWLQNRMRDNQHEQARKQQDNKLRDLQNELDILHQRINQQNQTIQALLRQPENAITREPLRQPENEQPENHLAVPRQTARQPETQIAPVAVQPTVQQTIQQTVHAPAALGQPENQNDEFNLDTLDNRPAVTPSLSQSTAQPASAAHRQPETAWQNNEAEAAPNPLIAWFVRGNPLLKIGVVVLFFGLAFLLRYVGSHLPLWFKYLAVFGAGIAAALAGEKLHTKNREYGLVLQGFGFGVMYLTALAALKLHRIAPAPLVFAVMLGAVAAMAALAVRRDAQIMAQFALAGGLAAPVLISDGSGNYLVLFTYLALLNTAVAWIAWHKAWRGLNITGFAGTFAIALSWGLRDYTAAHFATTEPFLLYHWLLYTTVACFFARQTLSHEPLSGSLKSIPNDAPLERIMATFAAYASHIRGLDSTLLFGTAVTAFSMQYRMVEHWQQAAAASALGFAAVYAVFALWFARQDDDFAVMKQAFAALSLLFVTLAVPLGLDGAWTASAWALEAALVYAFGMKLRQPHTRLAALAVFVLAAVAQLGDWQLFPRGSETLMGGSVAGTLWLMAGGAAMVWTWLRQPEKLAAWENGFQAAVQTLALANAVALPMMLFAETGTAYAMAAYALALAAAQFRHQNKVLSAFAAGTGWLAMLLAATSNHGSLKLTAAACVLAAAFLLHRSRWQPENAVTLNAAAGWALLPFAALLAMAGVSDVLPRAWSPSDFWAVWWAVWPPLLAASRGGRWKQGLQTCAVAGWLYAWSLFYVLSDWDAGTPVFATLTLAMMTALSLRAMTWQPEKLRRSAAWHGIALAVFGAAWTAWLGKLGGRYADGVWAQLAWLAVPMLLWTAFTAWRNHPRLQPRAVYWRWGSMAAAVFALAWLLVANWVAPRASGLPYLPLLNPLELATAAIVWQTWRWHGLWLAEYAPDERKMQAVLPSALALFAVSALVMRVWHEYDGVAWRLRDLLASFGLQASLSIVWALLAIGLMVRGNQKAARALWFTGAGLMGVVVAKLFLVELGNSGGVARIVSFIVVGLLLLLVGWFAPMPPRGGEGEEEG; translated from the coding sequence ATGAATTTCTTGTTGTTCACGGTGTTGCCCGCGCTGGTTGTGGGCCAAGCGACCGATTTTCATTCGGGCGTAACCGCCTTTTTGATTTTATGCGCGGTGTGGCTGCAAAATCGGATGCGCGACAACCAACACGAGCAAGCGCGCAAGCAGCAAGACAACAAGCTGCGCGATTTGCAAAACGAGCTGGACATTTTGCACCAGCGCATCAATCAGCAAAACCAAACCATTCAGGCTTTGTTGCGGCAGCCTGAAAACGCCATCACGCGCGAACCCCTTAGGCAGCCTGAAAATGAGCAGCCTGAAAACCATTTAGCCGTGCCGCGGCAAACCGCAAGGCAGCCTGAAACGCAGATTGCGCCGGTTGCCGTTCAACCAACCGTTCAGCAAACTATTCAGCAAACCGTTCACGCGCCCGCCGCCCTTGGGCAGCCTGAAAATCAAAACGACGAATTCAATTTAGACACGTTGGATAACCGCCCCGCCGTCACCCCGTCCCTTTCTCAATCTACGGCGCAACCCGCTTCCGCCGCCCATCGGCAGCCCGAAACCGCTTGGCAAAACAACGAAGCCGAAGCCGCCCCCAACCCGCTTATCGCATGGTTTGTGCGCGGCAATCCGCTGTTGAAAATCGGCGTGGTGGTGCTGTTTTTCGGCTTGGCGTTTTTGCTGCGCTATGTGGGCAGCCATTTGCCGCTGTGGTTCAAATATTTGGCGGTGTTCGGCGCGGGGATTGCAGCGGCGTTGGCGGGCGAAAAATTGCACACCAAGAACCGCGAATACGGCTTGGTGCTGCAAGGGTTTGGCTTTGGCGTGATGTATTTGACCGCGCTGGCGGCGTTGAAGCTGCACCGCATTGCGCCTGCACCGCTGGTGTTTGCCGTGATGCTGGGCGCGGTGGCAGCGATGGCGGCTTTGGCAGTACGGCGCGATGCCCAAATCATGGCACAATTTGCGCTGGCGGGCGGCTTGGCGGCACCGGTTTTGATTTCGGACGGCTCGGGCAACTATTTGGTTTTGTTTACTTATTTGGCGTTGCTCAACACGGCGGTGGCGTGGATTGCGTGGCACAAGGCGTGGCGCGGGCTGAACATCACGGGCTTTGCGGGCACGTTTGCCATCGCGCTCTCTTGGGGGCTGCGCGATTACACGGCGGCGCATTTTGCGACAACCGAGCCGTTTTTGCTGTATCACTGGCTGCTGTACACGACGGTGGCGTGCTTTTTTGCGCGGCAAACGCTATCGCACGAGCCGTTGTCAGGCAGCCTGAAAAGCATTCCGAACGATGCGCCGCTGGAACGCATCATGGCGACGTTTGCCGCCTATGCCAGCCATATTCGCGGCTTGGACAGCACGCTGCTGTTTGGCACGGCGGTTACGGCGTTTTCCATGCAGTATCGGATGGTGGAACATTGGCAACAAGCGGCAGCGGCTTCGGCGTTGGGCTTTGCGGCGGTGTATGCCGTCTTTGCGTTGTGGTTTGCGCGGCAGGACGACGATTTTGCCGTGATGAAACAGGCGTTTGCGGCGTTGTCGCTGTTGTTTGTTACGCTGGCTGTTCCGCTGGGGCTGGATGGCGCGTGGACGGCGAGCGCTTGGGCGTTGGAGGCGGCGTTGGTGTATGCGTTTGGCATGAAGCTGCGCCAGCCGCACACGCGCTTGGCGGCGTTGGCGGTGTTTGTGTTGGCGGCGGTGGCGCAGTTGGGCGACTGGCAGTTGTTCCCGCGCGGCAGTGAAACGCTGATGGGCGGTTCTGTTGCTGGCACGCTGTGGCTGATGGCGGGCGGCGCGGCGATGGTGTGGACGTGGTTGAGGCAGCCTGAAAAGCTGGCGGCGTGGGAAAACGGTTTTCAGGCTGCCGTGCAGACGTTGGCGTTGGCAAACGCGGTGGCGTTGCCGATGATGCTGTTTGCCGAAACGGGCACGGCGTATGCGATGGCGGCTTATGCGCTGGCGTTGGCGGCAGCGCAGTTTCGCCATCAGAACAAGGTGTTGTCGGCGTTTGCGGCGGGCACGGGCTGGCTTGCCATGCTGTTGGCGGCAACAAGCAATCACGGCAGCCTGAAACTGACCGCGGCGGCGTGTGTGTTGGCGGCGGCATTTTTGCTGCACCGCAGCCGTTGGCAGCCTGAAAACGCGGTTACTCTGAACGCAGCGGCAGGCTGGGCGTTGCTACCGTTTGCCGCGCTGCTGGCGATGGCGGGCGTGTCGGACGTGTTGCCGCGCGCTTGGTCGCCGTCTGATTTTTGGGCGGTTTGGTGGGCGGTGTGGCCGCCGTTGTTGGCGGCATCGCGCGGGGGCAGATGGAAGCAGGGTTTGCAAACCTGCGCGGTGGCGGGCTGGCTGTATGCGTGGTCGCTGTTTTATGTGTTGTCGGATTGGGATGCGGGCACGCCTGTGTTTGCCACCCTCACTTTGGCGATGATGACGGCGCTGTCGCTGCGGGCGATGACTTGGCAGCCTGAAAAGCTGCGGCGCAGCGCGGCGTGGCACGGCATTGCGCTGGCGGTGTTCGGCGCGGCGTGGACGGCTTGGCTGGGCAAGCTGGGCGGGCGATACGCGGATGGCGTGTGGGCGCAGCTGGCTTGGCTAGCGGTGCCGATGCTGCTGTGGACGGCGTTTACCGCGTGGCGCAATCATCCGCGTTTGCAGCCGCGCGCGGTGTATTGGCGGTGGGGCAGCATGGCGGCGGCGGTGTTTGCGCTGGCTTGGCTGCTGGTGGCGAACTGGGTTGCGCCGCGCGCCAGCGGGCTGCCTTATCTGCCGCTGCTGAACCCGCTGGAATTGGCAACGGCGGCGATTGTGTGGCAAACGTGGCGTTGGCATGGCTTGTGGCTGGCAGAATACGCGCCCGATGAGCGGAAAATGCAGGCGGTGCTGCCTTCGGCGTTGGCGTTGTTTGCCGTGAGCGCGCTGGTGATGCGCGTGTGGCACGAATACGATGGCGTGGCTTGGCGGCTGCGCGATTTGCTCGCTTCGTTCGGCTTGCAGGCGAGCTTGTCGATTGTGTGGGCGTTGCTGGCGATTGGCTTGATGGTGCGCGGCAATCAAAAGGCGGCGCGCGCGTTGTGGTTCACGGGCGCGGGGCTGATGGGCGTGGTGGTGGCGAAGCTGTTTTTGGTGGAACTGGGCAACAGCGGCGGCGTGGCGCGGATTGTGTCGTTTATCGTGGTGGGGCTGTTGCTGCTGCTGGTGGGCTGGTTTGCGCCGATGCCACCGAGAGGTGGAGAGGGGGAGGAAGAGGGGTAG
- the hpnE gene encoding hydroxysqualene dehydroxylase HpnE: MMMKKPKIAVIGAGWAGLSAAAHLVEHADVALYEAGRVAGGRARGVSGDAFSFLDNGQHLLIGAYQGVFRLLDKAGADWRGHFFRQPLRWYLHDGLRFEAAWSLPAPLNLLTGLLRGENASLGEKTALVRQLKRLQSHHKRHLPDQSVQSWLDAQGVSRKWLAEFWQPMVWGALNTPLEEASLNVLCAVLADGVWAQCELSDYFVPKVDLTRAFAAPVVAYLQRQGAAWLPNQRVKRVLLDNRRGVRVDGERFDGAVVATAPYHVAGVLPPSLGEEVRLAIRDLTYYPITTVYLKYGRAFRLPALMTGFAEGTAQWLVDRRRLTGANEIAAVVSLSHRIRATPLQWAQRVHGDVLRVCPDVGEPVAWQTITEKRATIASRVGRVVPAQDGLNRYAIWLAGDWLHPRYPATLEAAVQSGEMAAQAVLQRFAAGGEAA; this comes from the coding sequence ATGATGATGAAGAAACCTAAAATTGCGGTGATTGGCGCAGGCTGGGCGGGGTTGTCTGCCGCTGCGCATTTGGTTGAACACGCGGACGTGGCGTTGTATGAAGCGGGGCGTGTGGCGGGCGGGCGCGCGCGCGGCGTGTCCGGCGATGCGTTTTCGTTTTTGGACAACGGGCAGCATTTGCTGATTGGGGCGTATCAGGGCGTTTTCAGGCTGCTGGATAAGGCGGGGGCGGATTGGCGCGGGCATTTTTTCCGTCAGCCGTTGCGCTGGTATTTGCACGATGGTTTGCGCTTTGAGGCGGCTTGGTCGCTGCCTGCGCCGTTGAATTTGCTCACGGGGCTGTTGCGCGGGGAAAATGCGTCGCTGGGGGAAAAAACGGCGCTGGTGCGGCAGTTGAAACGTTTGCAGTCGCATCATAAGCGGCATCTGCCTGACCAAAGCGTGCAGTCGTGGCTGGATGCGCAGGGGGTGTCGCGCAAATGGCTAGCGGAATTTTGGCAGCCGATGGTGTGGGGGGCGCTGAATACGCCGTTGGAGGAGGCGAGTTTGAATGTGTTGTGCGCTGTGCTGGCGGACGGGGTGTGGGCGCAGTGCGAGTTGAGCGATTATTTTGTGCCGAAGGTGGATTTGACGCGGGCGTTTGCCGCGCCGGTTGTGGCGTATTTGCAGCGGCAGGGGGCGGCTTGGCTGCCCAATCAGCGGGTGAAGCGGGTGTTGCTGGATAATCGGCGCGGGGTGCGCGTGGATGGGGAGCGGTTTGACGGGGCGGTGGTTGCGACCGCGCCGTATCATGTGGCGGGCGTGTTGCCGCCGTCGCTGGGCGAGGAGGTGCGCTTGGCGATTAGGGATTTGACGTATTACCCGATTACGACGGTGTATTTGAAATATGGGCGCGCTTTCAGGCTGCCTGCGCTGATGACGGGCTTTGCGGAGGGGACGGCGCAATGGTTGGTTGACCGCCGCCGTTTGACGGGGGCGAATGAGATTGCGGCGGTGGTGAGCTTGTCGCACCGCATCCGCGCCACGCCGTTGCAATGGGCGCAGCGGGTGCATGGTGATGTGTTGCGGGTGTGCCCTGATGTGGGCGAGCCTGTGGCTTGGCAGACGATTACGGAAAAGCGGGCGACGATTGCTTCGCGGGTGGGGCGTGTTGTGCCTGCGCAAGATGGGTTGAATCGGTATGCGATTTGGTTGGCGGGGGATTGGTTGCATCCGCGCTATCCTGCGACTTTGGAAGCGGCGGTGCAATCGGGCGAGATGGCGGCGCAGGCAGTGTTGCAGCGGTTTGCGGCTGGGGGTGAGGCAGCCTGA
- a CDS encoding RNA-binding S4 domain-containing protein, whose product MKQPPATMRLDKWLWAARFFKTRGLAQKQIELNRVSVNGAKAKTSKYITVGDVIDLTLNSLPYKLTVLALNEQRRPAPEARLLYQEDEATAQNREAQKLLDQASRITAAYPDGRPTKRDRRQLDKMKRDSW is encoded by the coding sequence ATGAAACAACCCCCCGCCACCATGCGCCTAGACAAATGGCTTTGGGCCGCCCGCTTTTTCAAAACACGCGGCTTGGCGCAAAAGCAAATTGAGCTCAACCGCGTCAGCGTAAACGGCGCAAAAGCCAAAACCAGCAAATACATCACAGTCGGCGACGTGATTGATTTAACGCTGAACTCGCTGCCCTACAAACTCACCGTGCTCGCGCTCAACGAACAACGCCGCCCCGCGCCCGAAGCGCGACTGCTCTACCAAGAAGACGAAGCCACCGCGCAAAACCGCGAAGCGCAAAAACTGCTAGACCAAGCCAGCCGCATCACCGCCGCCTACCCCGACGGCCGCCCCACCAAACGCGATCGCCGCCAGCTAGACAAAATGAAGCGGGATAGCTGGTAA
- a CDS encoding S-ribosylhomocysteine lyase: MTEITAEKRMNVESFNLDHTKVKAPYVRLACVTDGDHGDIIYKYDLRVCQPNQDHMEMPSLHSLEHLMAELSRNHSDKIVDISPMGCQTGFYVTLLNMPEYQDALDLIEATLKDVVVAKEVPACNVVQCGWAASHSLEGAQKIAQYLLDKRSEWTEIFA; this comes from the coding sequence ATGACCGAAATCACTGCCGAAAAACGCATGAACGTGGAAAGTTTCAATTTGGACCACACCAAAGTGAAAGCGCCTTATGTGCGCCTTGCCTGCGTAACCGATGGCGACCACGGCGACATCATCTACAAATACGACTTGCGCGTGTGCCAGCCCAACCAAGACCACATGGAAATGCCGTCTTTGCATTCTTTGGAGCACCTGATGGCGGAGCTGTCGCGCAACCACAGCGACAAAATCGTGGACATCAGCCCGATGGGCTGCCAAACGGGCTTTTATGTAACCCTGCTCAATATGCCCGAATACCAAGACGCGCTGGATTTGATTGAAGCCACGCTAAAAGACGTGGTGGTCGCCAAAGAAGTGCCCGCGTGCAACGTGGTGCAATGCGGTTGGGCGGCGAGCCACAGCCTAGAAGGCGCGCAAAAAATCGCGCAATATCTGCTGGATAAACGCAGCGAATGGACGGAGATTTTTGCATGA
- a CDS encoding YbaN family protein gives MNDNFDWWATAGLALAPLLLLGLMPKSRVRELWLRGYLGVLLIAAGLGGCLSLLLPLVLPPESRFLHGWRFFSLLSVLLLMLSAGLVLLLPKSRLKTTLGNGLLWLAGAVALVLAAIGAVLPVMPTVPFLLITFTCWAKASPRFKAWLYRHPRFGKMMRDWQEKRAIPRRGKYMAWGMMSLSCLGLLIRFPERWYVGASVGVVCLCVGIYMARFPDA, from the coding sequence ATGAATGACAATTTTGATTGGTGGGCGACGGCGGGGCTGGCTCTGGCGCCGTTGCTGCTGCTGGGGCTGATGCCCAAGAGCCGTGTGCGGGAGCTTTGGCTGCGCGGTTATTTGGGCGTGTTGCTGATTGCGGCGGGGCTGGGCGGCTGTTTATCGCTGCTGCTGCCGTTGGTGTTGCCGCCCGAGAGCCGTTTTTTGCATGGCTGGCGTTTTTTTTCGCTTCTGTCGGTGTTGCTGCTGATGCTGTCGGCGGGCTTGGTGCTGCTGTTGCCCAAAAGCAGGCTGAAAACGACGCTGGGCAACGGTTTGCTGTGGCTGGCGGGGGCGGTGGCTTTGGTGTTGGCGGCGATTGGGGCGGTGTTGCCTGTGATGCCGACCGTGCCGTTTTTGCTGATTACGTTTACTTGCTGGGCGAAGGCGTCGCCGCGTTTTAAGGCTTGGCTGTATCGCCATCCGAGGTTTGGCAAGATGATGCGCGATTGGCAGGAGAAGCGGGCGATTCCGCGGCGGGGCAAATATATGGCTTGGGGGATGATGTCGCTGTCTTGCTTGGGGCTGTTGATTCGGTTTCCTGAGCGGTGGTATGTGGGGGCGAGCGTGGGGGTGGTGTGTTTGTGTGTGGGGATTTATATGGCGCGGTTTCCTGATGCGTGA
- a CDS encoding family 20 glycosylhydrolase: MVDSSNIAIAQVEVTGANRAGIYFDSLRTLQKNPDSAKGSSYKASLINNEISENDPALPIGNNNSVLQSYLHHNRVAGVLIGFQRNFTAENNDLEANGDSRDGGTGYGAATVAGSYNFGVRYARNRTKNNYRKGLDAHDGNDIVIEHNTLEGDYQTSIEVYNRQFTMDRVAIRHNTIIQNPANRIRQDDGNNGNPRPNVKWYANYQLYQAIAIQTNEKLRNLHSKRDGVYEISGNTIKNFTAYENSERESIQDEAILFRNHEPEINYTLTIDGNTIEGAFAGKSIIAARNDTMWNEYRFNPAKKAYELAQTHIGKGSGTIRITHNQIAVDKMQGEAPISVSEAKADGALRGSVLIAGNTFTIKETEAVRDAFLLSGNAQSYNVLDNTFNLLGDIGRCEGKPIAEVQGMATNRQQPAAKIENNRINAADLSKRPRAGWLATAGVRLIESGNALLPEGNELDNCRGGKYIPTSPPNTKGSLKQALRAGMRAASGVGALAGAAAALENAFNSEKENQAGENTRVAANHHTPAASAAKPQAALPAPASEPQKRQPENERGALRQNPNAAAFMPVAQHRKQSGLMLDTAHRFYPLGMLKSYVDDVARAGGTFLHLRLSDEQNYALESVTLGQLARQAKQNANGSYTNLATGKPFYSAAQIQELAQYAKQKGVELVPEINAPAQMNAIRNLLARKDPAQAGAVFDSNDTLHYETEAGQQFMQTLYGEAADMFADSGMHIHIGGDAFSGSVSRNAHYIAYLNRIVLHLKGKNRTVRVWNDAILPASLALLDNSVEITYHGRDGNRETPAQSDENARPASVLDLIQAGYTVLNYNRYYLSAQNDAEKLRTANWHIGIWDGQNRHNAVDASLMGGAAVAIEADETPPYAHSGEPPRPDVFPYLKAVADKVKEAGQ; the protein is encoded by the coding sequence GTGGTTGATTCCAGCAACATCGCCATCGCCCAAGTGGAAGTAACGGGCGCAAACCGCGCGGGCATCTATTTTGACTCGCTGCGCACGCTGCAAAAAAATCCCGACAGCGCCAAAGGCTCATCCTACAAAGCCAGCCTGATTAACAACGAAATCAGCGAAAACGACCCCGCCCTCCCCATCGGTAACAACAACAGCGTGCTCCAAAGCTATCTGCACCACAACCGCGTGGCAGGCGTGCTGATAGGCTTCCAACGCAACTTCACCGCCGAAAACAACGATTTGGAAGCCAACGGCGACAGCCGCGACGGCGGCACAGGCTACGGTGCCGCCACCGTGGCCGGCAGCTACAACTTCGGCGTGCGCTACGCCCGCAACCGCACCAAAAACAACTACCGCAAAGGGCTGGATGCACACGATGGCAACGACATCGTGATTGAACACAACACGCTGGAAGGCGACTACCAAACGAGCATCGAGGTATATAACCGCCAATTCACCATGGATCGCGTCGCCATCCGCCACAACACCATCATCCAAAACCCTGCCAACCGCATCCGCCAAGACGACGGCAACAACGGCAACCCCCGCCCCAACGTAAAATGGTATGCCAACTACCAGCTCTACCAAGCCATCGCCATCCAAACCAACGAAAAACTGCGCAATCTGCACAGCAAGCGCGACGGCGTTTACGAAATCAGCGGCAACACCATCAAAAACTTCACCGCCTACGAAAATTCCGAGCGCGAATCCATCCAAGACGAAGCCATTTTGTTCCGCAACCACGAACCCGAAATCAACTACACGCTGACAATCGACGGCAACACCATAGAAGGCGCATTCGCCGGCAAATCCATCATCGCCGCCCGCAACGACACCATGTGGAACGAATACCGGTTCAACCCCGCCAAAAAGGCTTACGAATTGGCGCAAACCCATATCGGCAAAGGCTCGGGCACCATCCGAATCACCCACAACCAAATCGCCGTCGACAAAATGCAGGGCGAAGCCCCCATCTCCGTCAGCGAAGCCAAAGCCGACGGCGCGTTGCGCGGCAGCGTGCTCATCGCGGGCAACACCTTCACCATCAAAGAAACCGAAGCCGTGCGCGATGCGTTCCTGCTATCGGGCAACGCGCAAAGCTACAACGTGCTCGACAACACGTTTAACCTGCTGGGCGACATCGGCCGCTGCGAGGGCAAACCCATCGCCGAAGTGCAAGGCATGGCGACAAACCGCCAGCAGCCCGCCGCCAAAATTGAAAACAACCGCATCAACGCCGCCGATTTAAGCAAACGCCCCCGCGCAGGCTGGCTCGCCACCGCAGGCGTGCGCCTGATCGAAAGCGGCAACGCGCTGCTGCCCGAAGGCAACGAATTGGATAACTGCCGCGGCGGCAAATACATCCCAACCAGCCCGCCCAACACCAAAGGCAGCCTGAAACAAGCCCTTCGCGCAGGCATGCGCGCCGCATCGGGCGTGGGCGCGCTGGCGGGTGCAGCCGCCGCGCTGGAAAACGCCTTCAATTCGGAAAAAGAAAACCAAGCCGGCGAAAACACCCGCGTTGCCGCAAACCATCACACGCCCGCCGCGTCCGCAGCAAAACCCCAAGCCGCCCTGCCCGCGCCCGCATCCGAACCGCAGAAAAGGCAGCCGGAAAACGAGCGCGGCGCATTGCGGCAAAACCCAAATGCCGCCGCCTTCATGCCCGTCGCCCAGCACCGCAAACAAAGCGGCTTGATGCTGGATACCGCGCACCGCTTCTATCCGCTTGGCATGCTCAAAAGCTATGTGGACGACGTGGCGCGCGCAGGCGGCACATTCCTCCACCTGCGCTTGTCCGACGAACAAAACTACGCGCTGGAAAGCGTTACGCTCGGCCAGCTTGCCCGCCAAGCCAAACAAAACGCCAACGGCAGCTACACCAACCTCGCCACAGGCAAACCGTTTTACAGCGCGGCGCAAATCCAAGAGCTGGCGCAATACGCCAAGCAAAAAGGCGTGGAACTCGTGCCCGAAATCAACGCCCCCGCGCAGATGAATGCCATCCGAAACCTGCTCGCGCGCAAAGACCCGGCCCAAGCAGGCGCAGTCTTCGACAGCAACGACACCTTGCACTACGAAACCGAAGCAGGACAGCAATTCATGCAAACGCTCTATGGCGAAGCAGCCGATATGTTTGCCGACAGCGGCATGCATATCCACATCGGCGGCGACGCGTTTTCAGGCAGCGTCAGCCGCAACGCGCACTACATCGCCTATCTCAACCGCATCGTGCTACACCTTAAAGGCAAAAACCGCACCGTGCGCGTGTGGAACGATGCCATTCTCCCCGCCAGCCTCGCCCTGCTGGACAACAGCGTGGAAATCACCTACCACGGCAGAGACGGCAACCGCGAAACCCCCGCCCAGAGCGATGAAAACGCCCGCCCCGCCAGCGTGCTGGATTTGATTCAAGCGGGCTACACCGTGTTGAATTACAACCGCTATTACCTCTCCGCGCAAAACGATGCCGAAAAACTGCGTACCGCCAATTGGCACATCGGCATTTGGGACGGGCAAAACCGCCACAACGCCGTGGATGCCTCGCTGATGGGCGGCGCCGCCGTTGCCATCGAGGCAGACGAAACGCCGCCATACGCCCACAGCGGCGAACCCCCGCGCCCTGATGTCTTCCCGTATCTGAAAGCCGTTGCCGACAAGGTAAAAGAAGCCGGGCAATAA
- a CDS encoding 5'-methylthioadenosine/adenosylhomocysteine nucleosidase, giving the protein MVANTIAIIGAMEAEVAHLKTRLGSLKTHSFGKVATIHTGTLHGKDIVLCQSGIGKVNAAIATTLVIEHFSPDCVINTGSAGGIGKGLQVGDVVIGTQVAHHDVDVTAFGYAIGQVPQQPASYESEHSLVHAAERAAKVFQAAHIRQGLIVSGDQFINDTFSIETICREFASPQAVEMEAAAIAQTCYQLGKPFVIIRAISDSADSEASISFDEFLATAALHSAQMVEELVKQL; this is encoded by the coding sequence TTGGTTGCCAACACCATCGCCATTATCGGCGCGATGGAAGCCGAAGTTGCCCATTTGAAAACGCGATTAGGCAGCCTGAAAACGCACAGCTTCGGCAAAGTCGCCACCATCCACACGGGCACGCTGCACGGCAAAGACATTGTGTTATGCCAAAGCGGCATCGGCAAGGTAAACGCCGCCATCGCCACCACGCTGGTGATTGAGCATTTTTCGCCCGACTGCGTCATCAACACAGGCAGCGCAGGCGGCATCGGCAAAGGCTTGCAAGTGGGCGACGTGGTCATCGGCACGCAAGTTGCGCATCATGATGTGGACGTAACCGCGTTTGGCTATGCCATCGGGCAAGTGCCGCAGCAGCCTGCCAGCTACGAGAGTGAACACAGCTTGGTACACGCCGCCGAGCGCGCCGCCAAGGTTTTTCAGGCTGCCCACATCCGCCAAGGCTTGATTGTGAGCGGCGACCAGTTTATCAACGACACGTTCAGCATTGAAACCATTTGCCGCGAATTTGCCAGCCCGCAAGCGGTGGAAATGGAAGCCGCCGCCATCGCGCAAACGTGTTACCAGCTTGGCAAGCCATTTGTGATTATCCGCGCCATTTCCGATAGCGCAGACAGCGAAGCGAGCATCAGCTTTGACGAATTTCTCGCCACCGCCGCGCTGCATTCGGCGCAAATGGTGGAGGAGTTGGTGAAGCAGCTGTAA